The proteins below are encoded in one region of Pleuronectes platessa chromosome 12, fPlePla1.1, whole genome shotgun sequence:
- the LOC128453762 gene encoding filensin — protein MFKISYLREVRKEKYESSDVFTEEPEDSESSAGISAIQGWESLQELNSRFARYINRARVLEQRNAVFRKQLETLQRMEEASGLEEAFTEQTDVNRQRIRELSSDRAKLDRELRDACRMMDDFTSKYRNECDYQEQLRGTLEQLNKEADSSLLRNLEYQIQSQFLQDDINSTRDRHKKNLAEIQTYVNILQQINQTLPLVPNVSVGISEEQEKLLSQRKVPGLQSQLEEYKSALCQLQAQKHRLQTETSMLDQTIKNTQESYDDEIQMYNEQIESLRKEIEEAERSLEKFTSECRHLSMYQTSLENELERYKRIIENEDNRLNSAIIGTPITLFTTNYRYTHTPTASSRGRDITQAIQDITSVKPRQKFLAKKVMKKRELCQKDVIDSGHEDINVGAPGEAPEVEEVQEERVKRQEQRPVLTGASPQDVPDGAQISKAFDTLCNIVRDRLRKYKKPEPIADFYTKGRYVLVTGDGSYSDPCFYTSTPSAGHIYVTIRDGMVPPYEPYGPIIPTPPLPPPQPTPDPMPIGPNLPVNPGGKDDNKGGKGKDNGGKGKHKGGEPHPNPKDPSPAPPPSGPGSKDPTPAADHFKKSRDDNGPSGPTPKPAPRGASTSSSSSSSTSTSSGTYTPDALSYEKVEVMESVEKYSNDRKIKDYEETSMVVETMIEKSSKKKH, from the exons CAGCGCAACGCCGTGTTCCGCAagcagctggagacgctgcagcGAATGGAAGAGGCAAGCGGCCTGGAGGAGGCCTTCACAGAGCAGACTGATGTCAACAGGCAGCGGATCCGAGAGCTGTCATCCGACCGGGCCAAGCTGGACAGAGAGCTGAGGGACGCCTGCCGCATGATGGATGATTTCACCAGCAA ATATAGAAACGAGTGTGATTACCAAGAGCAGCTACGTGGCACTCTGGAACAGCTAAACAAG gAGGCTGACAGTTCGCTGCTGAGAAACCTGGAGTACCAGATCCAATCACAGTTCCTGCAGGATGACATCAACTCCACCAGAGATCGACACAAGAAG AACCTCGCAGAGATCCAGACCTACGTAAACATTCTGCAGCAAATCAACCAGACACTTCCCCTCGTTCCCAATGTGTCAGTGGGCATCTCTGAG gagcaggagaagctgctgtCCCAGAGGAAGGTTCCGGGGCTGCAGAGCCAGCTGGAGGAATATAAGAGCGCCCTCTGTCAGCTACAGGCTCAGAAGCATCGCCTGCAGACTGAG ACTTCCATGTTGGATCAAACcatcaaaaacacacaggagagCTACGACGACGAGATCCAGATGTACAACGAGCAAATCGAGTCTCTGCGCAAGGAGATCGAGGAAGCCGAGAGGTCCCTGGAGAAGTTCACCAGCGAATGCCGCCACCTGTCCATGTACCAGACGTCTCTTGAGAACGAGCTGGAGAGGTACAAGAGGATCATCGAGAATGAGGATAACAG GTTGAATTCAGCGATAATTGGCACTCCCATTACCCTGTTCACCACTAATTACCGCTACACTCACACACCGACTGCATCAAGCAGGGGGAGAG ATATCACTCAGGCTATCCAAGACATCACCAGCGTCAAGCCCCGGCAGAAGTTCCTGGCCAAGAAGGTCATGAAGAAGAGAGAGCTGTGCCAGAAAGATGTGATAGACAGTGGCCATGAGGACATAAATGTGGGAGCCCCTGGGGAGGCTCCAGAAGTAGAGGaagtgcaggaggagagggtgaagagACAAGAGCAGAGGCCTGTTCTCACTGGTGCGTCTCCACAGGATGTCCCAGACGGAGCTCAGATCAGCAAAGCCTTTGACACCCTTTGTAACATTGTCAGAGACAGACTGAGGAAGTATAAGAAGCCTGAGCCAATCGCTGACTTCTACACCAAGGGTCGGTACGTCCTGGTCACCGGCGACGGCAGTTACTCAGATCCCTGCTTTTACACGTCCACACCATCAGCCGGCCACATCTATGTCACCATCCGAGATGGAATGGTGCCTCCCTATGAGCCTTATGGACCCATAATACCCACTCCCCCCCTGCCACCTCCTCAGCCCACTCCAGACCCCATGCCTATCGGCCCCAACTTGCCTGTAAATCCAGGAGGAAAGGATGACAATAAGGGTGGAAAAGGTAAAGACAATGGAGGTAAAGGTAAGCATAAGGGCGGAGAgcctcaccctaaccctaaagatCCAAGCCCGGCCCCTCCACCCTCTGGCCCAGGGTCCAAAGATCCCACCCCAGCTGCTGATCACTTCAAGAAAAGCAGGGATGACAACGGCCCAAGTGGACCCACTCCAAAGCCTGCACCTCGTGGTGCCAGTACTAGCTCCAGCTCCAGTTCCAGCACTAGCACCAGCTCCGGCACCTACACCCCAGACGCCCTGAGCTATGAGAAGGTGGAGGTGATGGAGTCTGTGGAAAAGTACTCCAACGACCGCAAGATCAAAGACTATGAGGAGACTTCCATGGTGGTGGAGACCATGATCGAGAAGTCCAGCAAGAAGAAACATTGA